From one Hirundo rustica isolate bHirRus1 chromosome W, bHirRus1.pri.v3, whole genome shotgun sequence genomic stretch:
- the LOC120764862 gene encoding uncharacterized protein LOC120764862 — MKREDMEETVLDMAKKLRAYADAVHGPTHARIAAVETRLQKLEDKIDENHKKLREEFREDLLQISAVQIRGSGTQRRRSPARERGYTPRAELWFFLRDCGENMNRWDGKSTAALAQRVRELKEVKTQRGSSTKRETQAFLGAIGFWRMHIPEYSQIVSPLYLVTRKKNDFHWGPEQQQAFAQIKQEIAHAVALGPVRTGPDVKNVLYSAAGNNGLSWSLWQKVPGETRGRPLGFWSRSYRGSEANYTPTEKEILAAYEGVQAASEVVGTETQLLLAPRLPVLGWMFKAEVPSTHHATDATWSKWIALITQRTHMGKLNRPGILEIITNWPEGENFGLTDEEQEQVTRAEEAPPYNQLPAEETHYALFTDGSCHIVGMNRKWKAAMWSPTRQVAEATEGEGGSSQLEELKAVQLALDIAEREGWPRLYLYTDSWMVANALWGWLKRWKEANWQRGGKPIWAAKEWKDIATRVERLPVKVRHIDAHIPKSRANEEHRNNEQVDQAAKIEVSKIDLDWEHKGELFLARWAHDASGHQGRDATYKWARD, encoded by the coding sequence atgaagcgggaggacatggaggagacggtgcttgatatggcaaagaagctccgagcatatgcagatgctgtgcatggcccaacacatgccaggatcgcagctgtagaaacacgtctacagaaactagaggataagatagatgagaatcataagaaactcagggaggagtttagagaggaccttctccaaatctcagcagtgcagatcagaggttctggtacccaacgtagacgctccccggctagggagagaggatacactccacgtgctgagctgtggttcttcctgcgggattgcggagaaaatatgaacagatgggatggaaaatctacggctgccctggcacaacgggtgcgtgaattgaaggaagtcaagactcaaagagggagctccaccaaaagggaaacacaagctttcctaggcgccataggtttctggaggatgcacattcctgagtacagccagattgtgagccctctctacctggtcacccgcaagaagaacgatttccactggggccctgaacagcaacaagcctttgcccagatcaagcaggagatcgctcatgctgtagcccttggcccagtcaggacgggaccagatgtgaagaacgtgctctactcagcagctgggaacaatggcctgtcctggagcctttggcagaaggtgcctggggagactcggggccgaccactgggattctggagccgaagctacagagggtctgaagccaactacactccaacagaaaaggaaatcttggccgcctatgaaggagttcaagctgcctcagaagtagtaggcactgaaacccaactcctgctggcacctcgactaccagtgctgggatggatgttcaaagcagaggttccctccacccatcatgccactgatgccacatggagcaagtggattgctcttattacacAGCGCACCCatatgggtaaactgaatcgccctgggattttggaaataattaccaattggcctgagggtgaaaactttggcctcacagatgaagaacaagagcaagtgacacgggctgaagaggctccaccatacaaccaactgccagcagaggagacgcattatgcccttttcactgacggttcctgtcatattgtagggatgaaccggaagtggaaagcagccatgtggagccccacacgacaggttgctgaggccactgaaggagagggtggatcaagtcaacttgaagaactcaaggctgttcaattggccttggatattgctgaaagagaggggtggccgaggctctacctctataccgattcatggatggtagccaatgctctgtggggatggctgaagaggtggaaagaggctaattggcagcgtggagggaaaccaatttgggctgctaaggagtggaaagacattgctaccagggtagagagactacctgtgaaagttcgccacatagatgcccacatccccaagagtagagctaatgaggagcatcgaaacaacgagcaggtagatcaggcagcaaaaatagaagtctcaaagattgatttagattgggaacacaagggagagttgtttttagctcgatgggcccatgatgcctcaggccatcagggcagagatgccacctataagtgggcccgagactga